In Dendropsophus ebraccatus isolate aDenEbr1 chromosome 13, aDenEbr1.pat, whole genome shotgun sequence, the sequence CGGTGTTtggttatcttagtgtgtggagaaaacatgtcacaacgactatggttagagatctcgacattttgttataactatggtcaacatttatgtattaaagAGTCGCTGATAtatagttaaaaatatatatattgataattaaatacatgtaaggttaggtattgcattaggtcgaacattctaggaggggcacacaataacatgaaagtACATGCCAAAtgcagctacatgaaaaacgcatcaaaaacgcaaccttggtcgactcgatttgTGAAAGATTCCaccaacattacttgactatactgtgtagtgcgcacgcttactcagattgacatgcactatatcacacaaaaaacgcatcaaaaacgcaaccttggtcgactcgatttgTGAAAGATTCCaccaacattacttgactatactgtgtagtgcgcacgcttactcagattgacatgcactatatcacacaaaaaacgcatcaaaaacgcaaccttggtcgactcgatttgTGAAAGATTCCaccaacattacttgactatactgtgtagtgcgcacgcttactcagattgacatgcactatatcacacaaaaaacgcatcaaaaacgcaaccttggtcgactcgatttgTGAAACAttacacaaacattacttgactatactgtgtagtgcgcacgcttactcagattgacatgcactatatcacacaaaaaacgcatcaaaaacgcaatatacatttttttgcattaaaaagtTCCTCATTTTTaacacatgtcactgttatttaaaatatatatacatggaagaaatacaacaacccgacactcaatagggatactaaattcgacatatgtaagtagttctttaatatgggaactgcactcgaaattaatactatagcagataaggaaacacatgacgatactttgtggtttttttatggccacattcccacgcccgtgtcgcatgactaaaacgcAGATATTTAATACCAATAACAGTCTtcacattcatatgtgtgttacatgtggcttaggtgcgtttttgtgggccgagacgaccatgtgcatttctaagtccaagtaaaacattttaacacatcacataaatctataaacagagatatgtattttgGCTCGCATACATTACAGATTATTATACATATCTttagatacatatatagatagagagagagggataaatagatacacagaaagagactacacatcctattttctaAGTCAAATCATTCGAGAAAGATTAGTCTAATTCTTCGAtaaaacttacctctgcgatcaggcgtggaacatcaatgtcccgctgccaggaaccacgtcgcccacgaccagcaccaccatgctccgctcgccgtgccatcgctccagatcgggacacctaaaaggatggtcacctattgaagcccattcacttgggccttttaaactgaaggggcgttacgcattgatgaattattctaatgagaatcccgattgatccggctgtaatcagaggttccggcaggcccgaatgttacttcctacggtcgacttggacaTTTTCGGGCcagaaataatggtcttgctcattttttacggacccggatacaatcagggccgaaactcatacggagtgtgcactgtgcagccgcatatcctatacttcccagcatacacacgaaccatcaaatataccgccgcacaattacagccgcacatacagccgcacttttaatacgtgtgaatcgagccttaaagtgatattgtcactccCTTTCTGTATGAGCAATTCTTTACACAGCTGATATCTGATATCACACCATGTTACCACCTGAAAGAATTCTAAACACCCTCCAAGCTATGATTAGTAGAAACAGGATATACCTGTCTCTATAcaaaatacatacaaacatatatatttGCATCCTCAGTGTCTCCTTGTTAACATATAAAGTAAACATGTAGTGTCTCAGAGCGTGTGTGCACACCTGTCATCAGGTACTGTGTATTTCTATGCTCTGGGCTAAAGGTCTGCACTTTACTGTTTACCATTAGGTATCTCACTATTCTTATGTACTTAGCACACCTTAAAAGAGTATGTCTTGTTGAGCTGGGTATCTCACAACCTTCCACCCATGTTCTTTCCAGAAAGTTTCCCACCAATGGAAGATTAGTTCGGCCCTCGCCTATAAAGCTCCCTGAAGATTCCTAGGGTTTTAGATCCATTTTAGTCAGATAGAGTGTGTACAAAAACCTGTTTCTGCTGAAGCTtactccagggcctggcctgaggGCCAGGTCCCCTTACAGGAATTCTATGCTACAGCTGAACTCTTCAAAAGTATTACTAAAgttccagtatgcagtgctaaagcctaaggtggcgtaactaccactaaagGTCAACCTTCCCTATGTCTGGCGTGATTATTCTTCTCCAAAGTCAGGACGTCCCACAGCTATTGAATCATCTGCAGTAAAGCAAAGTGCAGCTACAGCCGAAGTACTTAATTGGTATTTACTGAGTCATCTCTGGTAATCTTTAGTGGCCAGCTACACCTGGTTGTGCAAGCCCGGGGCCTGTCCTACCAGATCTGGCACTCAGTGATCTCTCTGGCAAGAGGCGGTATTCTCCAAACTGTGAGTACGGGTATTTGTTCTATCAAGTATTCTTCATTCAAGTTCCCCAGACAGAGTTCTGCTACCTCTTAGGCAAGGTCCCCTTGGTAGCCCCCTTGCCTTCCTTACAAGTCTACTACAAGCCTAACTTAACCCAACTTACAAGTCAAGCCCAAGTCTACAaagcatatatatttatatgcctCAGCACCCGGCTTAAATGATCTGTTTTGTCCACCATGTGAAAGAGGCTATTTTTTTGTTACTGCACCTTATTTCAGAGTTCCCATATGTTTGTATTGCACTAAACTTTCAGTCAACTGTTCTCCTGTTTTTGTACTTGACTCTGTGGTTACTCTGTTTTTGAACCTACACCTGTTCTACCTCAAAGTTGTATgtcagtgtatccaggggtgggcaatACCACTCCTGACTGCCGTGACaagtgcttaggctgggttcacactgcgtttttgcaaggaaaaaaatggatgcatccgttgtttttgacggacacaaaaacatagctgacactacttttgtgtccgttaaaaaaaatatactttttgatacttttttttacaatgaaagtcaatggaaaaacggattaaaacggatgcacacaaatgcatgcgtttttcatccgttttttgcaaataacagatgaaaaaaaaggtattgcaaaaacagagtgtgaacccagccttagtcagtACACCAACACCTAGCCCCCTACTAACACCTAACACCCCCAGGTCACTGCACACAGACATCTAGTAAATTTTTAACTTATCTAGCCCCTGATGCTCCACCCCAGCTCCTGTTCTTCCCCCCTCCAGCTCCCCAATCTTCTTTATTTTCCTGCAGGGAGAAGTAAGAAGGGATTATCCTATTATAACTTCACCAATCCGCACGGTAAAATGCAATTTGAACATGCATTTACTTCATTGTCATATATCAACCTTATAGGTTgtcatatatacattttataggttgtcataaataaactttttatttCCTGAGAATTATTTACACCACCTTAGCTCCCTGCAGAGGCGCAAGACAAGGAATAAGTGACCAACATGACAGGGTACGGTCAAGTCGCTCCAGACCCATACCCCTCCCACCTATTATCCCCTTAAATGAGAAACAAAAACCATTGATTGGCCACAGCAGGCAAAATTTTATTAACCAAAAATAATTTAACAATATTCCAAATTGTCTTAACGACACCCCACCTCCCACCGCACACCCTGTACATTAACAAATTACATTCCTGAGCAATACCGTAGGGTTTGTCCTCAAAGCCACTAACCCTGGCGGTTCACCAATATAACACTAACATTGCAGGTTTACCTTCAGCCGATATTGCTTACACCCATTGGCTCGAAGGCACCATCATGTACCACCCGCACAACCCATTTATTATGTTGGGGCCTTAGAAAACCCTTTTCCACCAGACAGCCACACCCTGCCAGTACAAGTAAACCACCTGAAGGGGGTCCAGAACCTATTCCATtaggttccccccccctccccccttaaccTCCAACAGTAGTGCTTTTTTCACTAGTGGTTCAATgtcacccccaccaccacacagctGCCGTGGCAAATGAAGAAACAAAACTGTTGGCTACATCCCACACCCAACCAAAGgtaccccagccccccccccaaagaaccccccccccacacacacacaatagagaCAAATAAGAAACGAGAGGGTGGGTGGGAGTTTTCTCATAGATTCtgtagctaagggccctattccaccggacgattatcgttcagattatcgttaacttgttcaaatctaaatgattatcgttcgtttaaatagcagttaacgactaacgaccgaacgagaaatagttgatcgtttaataagacctggacctatttttatcgttgctcgttcgcaaatcgttcgcattgaataagaagttggtcgttcgcagtagtgacgaacgcaatagcgacaacaagacgaccgcaagaacaatcataagtaacgattatctttccatgtaaatgggtgaacgatttcaggtctttcgtaatagcggttgtttggatcgtttatcgttaacgattatgcgaacgataattgtctcgTGAAATAGTGCCCTAAGATGGCTAACGAACCCCTACTCCAGCCTCCTATCAGAACTGACTCCCTCCCTATGCCCTCCCCCTAGGGAAACCTTCCCCCTCTAATCCAAAGACCCCTTTTCACCCCTTGTACTGCCCCACCCCTGTCACTCCTTCCAAGCCCCTGTCATGTAGGCCTCCCCCTAGCTCTGCCAATGTCTGACCTTAACTGGACCTATGATTGGCATAACAAAGACAAAGATACAGTACTGAATAAGATATCAGGAATCACTACTAAGGAACCACAGTGACAGTTACTATATACTTCAAGGACCAAGGACTATATACCAGTGAAAGTTACTGTATTGTTCAGAGGACAGGGCAGGAATTAGTTTATTTTTTAGGGTGTacagtaggagttactatatatatattagaggatACAGTAGGAGTTACTATAGACATCAGGGGGACACTGATGCAGTCAAGCCCACATAGAAGCCTACCGTAGACCTCTCTGGCCTTTTGCCTAAAGTTATTCCcaaccatacagtacagaaccGGATTGATGCAGCTGTTACTGAGGACCATGTAATAAGACATTTGGTAGATATGATCATTGATGGATTTCAATTTACATGAAAGGAAGACATTGAATCGATCTAATGTCATAATAAAGATAGAAATATTGTAGGGGATCCAGCACAACATGAAGATCAACAATACGGACAGGACCAGCCAAGTGGCTTTTTTCTCTTTGTTGACCTTCTTAAACTGTCGCATTGGGTTGTTGATTAAAGCACGAATCATTTGAGATGTACAGAAGGTGATGACAACCAGAGGCACCAAGAAGCCCAGAATATTCCTGATGCTATTTACTGAAATATACCATTTCTTAAATGTTTTGTCGTTAACACAGTCTGTGGTATTTAATTTTTCATTGAACTCCACCTTTCGGAACACCCCATTGGGCACACTTATCCCAACTGCAAAAACCCAGATGATGCCACAGGTCACCTTTGTCCCCCAAGGTCTTCTCAAATGACTAACGGACATGGGCTTCACCAGAGCCAGATATCGCTCAATACTGACCATCATAAGGAAGTAGATGCTGCTGTAAAAGTTGAGCTGAAAAGCGGAGACGACTGCTGAACACATGAAGCTTCCGAATGTCCAGTGAAACCTGTTGGAGACATGCACAGCCCTGAAGGGTAGGCTACTAACATAAATCAGAGTGGTAGCCGCCATATTCCCCAGGTAGATCTCAGTCACCGTGCAGCGACTCTTATAAAGGGCAAACACGGAGATGACAAACAAGTTTTCTATGAAGCCTAAAACAAAGATGGACCACATGTAGTGGGGCTGATAGGTATAGAGCCACCCAAAGCTTCCCTGGTCTACACATGCTTTTTTTGGAGTGTCTGTGATGTTAGCAAATGTTGTCATAGTCCCATTGGGTTCTGTGCTCATCATCTTGTGTTCGATATGTTCGGCTCCTGTGGAAACACAGAAATAAATCGATTTTTTGAGATATGTATCTCTGAGGATATTATGTATTAAACGGTGTTATTGATGGGAGGGTTACCAATGTTCAATTATTAGTTACTGGTACAAGGACAGACTCAAAATCATTTCCAGACAAGAAACAATGCTATAAGAATCATCTAAAAAGGCCCAATAAGACCAGCCCATACACTGATCACTCAGAGACCACTAAATGCAGTGTCCTAGCATGTGGAACCCGATTAAAAAAAGATTAGAATTGTTGTGTGGTTCAGAAATATATTGCAACATATCACAAATTGTGTCTGGGCATTGTAAGTTTACTTGTTTGCATTTGTCTTTCTGTTGTCAGACTGTTGAACACTGCTAGTACTGCAtatacagtgttggactggcccaccagaagacTAAAGGgaaagtggcacagtacattagaggaccgtggtacagtacattagaggaccgtggtacagtacattataggggacagtggtacagtgcattataggggacagtggtacagaacattagaggggacagtggtacagtacattagaggggacagtggtacagtacattagaggggacagtggtacagtacattagagatgacagtggtacagtacattagacagggcagtggtacagtacattagagatgacagtggtacagtacattaggggggacagtggtacaggacattagacggggcagtggtacagtacattaaaggacagtgtcacagtacattagaggggacagttttacagtacattagatggggcagtggtatagtacattagaggacagtgttacagtacattagaggacaatggcacagtacattagagaggacagtggtacagtacattagagaggacagtggtacagtgcattagaggacagtggtacagtacattagaggggacagtggtacagtatattagagaacAGTGTTACAgttcattagaggggacagtgatatAGTGCATTAAAGGACAGTGGTGCagaacattagagggggcagtggcaaagtacattagaggggactgtggcacagtacataagaggaAAGTGGTGCAAaatattagagggggcagtggtacagtacattagagaggacagtttaTTTGGGCATTGTGTCACATCATTAGGGGACAATGGTATAGATAATTTGGGCATGGTTGTAcattacattaggggacagtggcaccATTCATTAGGACAAGGTGACTGAGTGAGGGGGTACAGTgaaacagtacattagagggggcacaaaacattagaggacagtggcacagtacattagaggacagtggcacagtacaataGAGGTGGCAGTGGCACAGTGCAACTTCTCCTCCCCTGACtaggaaaaaaattaataagtgaTCCTACATTCCCATCTACACCAATATGTCACCAATCAATCAGCCGTAGGTGACTTTAAAAgaattatagctcttagaaggtgaggaggagagtAATGCTTAAATGTGACCCGGACGTACCTGCATCAATGACATTTGGTCGTGAGGTTAATCTGTCTGCTTGTCTGGCCAATATATACAAGCCCGCGTTTCATCATGTAGACTAAGTTCTTGTCACTGCATGTATAGAACCCTGTCACTGGGAGCTTATTTCCATGTTATCGTTGGTGGATGACAAAGACTTTTATTACACTATTACAGTGCTGACAATTTCTGCACGCAAATGTATCGTGACAGGTTGTTGAAAAGAACATCTGTTTGCTCACATTCTTCGTTTTTATGTCACTTTTAATCTACCTATTATTTAAGGATTTGTCCTGCGTATTCCCAAAAATGGGTTTCtcagatatagcagcagcatatagtccggtcctccaccgctctgagggacagtgaactgtccctctgtgtaaaaagtttggggacccctgctatacactatgtgagggcagccaggaggctatactgtatgtgggggctacactataAGGGTGTGTGTGGagactatacactgtgggggctgccaagaggctatactgtatatggggctatacactgtgggggctgcaCTATTTGGGGATGTGTgaagactatacactatgtgggggcagctgggggggtgggGATGGGCGCCATTTGtattctctgcctagggcaccaaaactctttGTCCCGGCGACCAGGTAAACTCTGCTGCTGAGACCAAGAGCGCAACAAAGAGTGAAATCTCAGAAGGGTATGTACACTGGGGCACCTTTATGAACATAACGGctggggcgtacgccagggagacaGCGCAGATTCTCCCCTTCTCCTTATTAAACAGCTGCTGTATCCCCCACACCtcgtttatcatgatttacacctgctcacaggcgtaaatcatgaacCAAATCTACGCCTGCTGGAAGCAGTTGTGGATTTGGTACGCTGGGCACAGGGTCGGGCGCCCAgtcagccggattcactaagatggtgcaaaagtaggtggacagtatgtgtaatagggttatggaggggagattcatcaaacatggtgtaaagtgaaaagtggaatgaaagatggaatctgattggttgctaggggcaactgagccaattccactttacaccatgtttgataaatctcccccttcataatcctattacacatactgtccacctacttttggaccaccctgtatatgtgtgtgtataagtatATTTTATTACAAGGTAATATAAAGTGGGCCCTTAAAAAGTACAACTGGTCTGGTGTGgtgtgcgggaggggctgcagaGGGTGTTCTATTGCAGGGCTAGCTGGGTGTTATAGCGCTTTCTGATGGGTCAGAGTTGAATGCTAGCAATCCCTTAGTTCCCACTTTTACTTTTGCCAATATATGTTCGTGCAACATGTAGGTGAAGGACTTGAAACAACTGGAATTTTACTGAACAGTCTTTTATGCAAATAATCCAATATACAAAACAGTCCCTTGATCACAAGGTGAAGGTAGTTTAATAGTCTGAGGATTGGTTAGTATTTTCAttttccctttagggtgccttcacacctaccgtatcgcagcagaaaatccgctgcggatccgcagcagatttgacagtgcggatttgatgccgtgttcatTCATGTAGTTAAATCTACATGAATgaacactttacaccatgtttgatgaatctccccctccaataccctattacacaaatatcctgcgatacggtgtgtgtgtgtgtttgtacccttatagttcCCATG encodes:
- the LOC138770587 gene encoding B2 bradykinin receptor-like, with amino-acid sequence MMSTEPNGTMTTFANITDTPKKACVDQGSFGWLYTYQPHYMWSIFVLGFIENLFVISVFALYKSRCTVTEIYLGNMAATTLIYVSSLPFRAVHVSNRFHWTFGSFMCSAVVSAFQLNFYSSIYFLMMVSIERYLALVKPMSVSHLRRPWGTKVTCGIIWVFAVGISVPNGVFRKVEFNEKLNTTDCVNDKTFKKWYISVNSIRNILGFLVPLVVITFCTSQMIRALINNPMRQFKKVNKEKKATWLVLSVLLIFMLCWIPYNISIFIMTLDRFNVFLSCKLKSINDHIYQMSYYMVLSNSCINPVLYCMVGNNFRQKAREVYGRLLCGLDCISVPLMSIVTPTVSSNIYIVTPTVHPKK